In Tepidamorphus gemmatus, one genomic interval encodes:
- a CDS encoding DUF992 domain-containing protein, with protein sequence MHTFAKLAAAAAVVTLVAIPASAQDRVEAGLLECTVAAGTGFVVGSSKDLNCTFKKANGGTETYVGRISRFGIDIGHTSQTQIVWAVLGPAADIPPGTLAGNYGGLSAEATVGVGVGGNAMIGGNNKAIVLQPFSAQAQTGIDLAAGVSAMELRLAN encoded by the coding sequence ATGCATACATTTGCCAAGCTTGCCGCAGCCGCCGCCGTGGTCACGCTCGTGGCGATCCCGGCATCAGCCCAGGACCGCGTCGAGGCTGGCCTGCTCGAGTGCACGGTCGCCGCCGGCACCGGTTTCGTCGTCGGCTCGTCGAAGGACTTGAACTGCACCTTCAAGAAGGCCAACGGCGGAACCGAGACCTATGTCGGCCGCATCAGCCGCTTCGGGATCGATATCGGCCACACCTCCCAGACCCAGATCGTCTGGGCCGTGCTGGGCCCGGCTGCCGACATCCCACCGGGCACGCTTGCCGGCAATTACGGCGGCCTGTCCGCCGAGGCAACCGTCGGCGTCGGCGTCGGCGGCAACGCGATGATCGGCGGCAACAACAAGGCGATCGTGCTGCAGCCATTCAGCGCCCAGGCCCAGACCGGTATCGACCTCGCCGCCGGCGTGTCGGCGATGGAGCTTCGCCTGGCCAACTGA
- a CDS encoding GntR family transcriptional regulator yields MTRRAAGHPLTRRTRVQPLGIVPNLIDQVYERLVDAIAAGELEPGARLGQEEVAARLGVSRQPVSHALHMLKRQGLAIEQGKRGVAVAPIEPRRIADLYEVRAALEEVAASRAARAVAEGLADPAAFFAARNALATGQSLSDADPMHDWIAADVRFHSALHRLSGNMAIVETVAAQWPHFKRSMGAVLGDREIRRRVWAEHAGILAAVEAGDPDEAGRRARTHTEQAGAALVARLLLKDDAA; encoded by the coding sequence ATGACCCGGCGCGCCGCCGGGCATCCGCTCACCCGGAGGACCCGCGTGCAGCCGCTCGGCATCGTCCCGAACCTGATCGACCAGGTTTACGAGCGCCTCGTCGACGCGATCGCGGCGGGCGAACTCGAGCCCGGCGCGCGTCTCGGGCAGGAAGAGGTTGCCGCCCGGCTCGGCGTGTCGCGCCAGCCGGTCAGCCATGCGCTGCACATGCTCAAGCGGCAAGGGCTCGCCATCGAGCAGGGCAAGCGCGGCGTTGCCGTTGCGCCGATCGAACCCCGGCGCATCGCCGATCTCTACGAGGTGCGCGCCGCGCTCGAAGAGGTCGCGGCCAGCCGCGCCGCGCGCGCCGTCGCCGAAGGCCTGGCCGATCCGGCTGCGTTCTTTGCTGCGCGCAATGCGCTGGCCACAGGTCAGTCGCTGTCTGACGCCGATCCCATGCACGACTGGATCGCTGCCGACGTGCGGTTCCATTCGGCCCTGCACCGCCTGTCCGGCAATATGGCGATCGTCGAGACGGTGGCGGCTCAGTGGCCGCATTTCAAGCGCTCGATGGGTGCGGTTCTGGGCGACAGGGAGATCCGGCGCCGGGTCTGGGCGGAACATGCTGGCATCCTCGCCGCTGTCGAGGCAGGCGACCCGGACGAGGCGGGCCGCCGTGCCCGCACCCACACCGAACAAGCCGGCGCGGCGCTCGTCGCGAGGCTTCTCCTGAAGGACGACGCTGCCTGA
- a CDS encoding TIGR00730 family Rossman fold protein: MFCGSKPGNDEAYADAARAMGHALAESGIELVYGGGHVGLMGITADAVLAAGGRAIGVIPQALVDRELAHRSLSELHIVGSMHERKRLMADLADGFVALPGGAGTLEEICEQWTWGQLGIHAKPCGFLDVGGYYAPVREMVANMIAAGFLAPEHGAMLAFETEPAAIIARFRAYVAPPRKWLAPAERVRP, translated from the coding sequence GTGTTCTGCGGCTCGAAGCCGGGCAACGACGAGGCCTATGCCGATGCGGCGCGGGCCATGGGGCATGCGCTGGCCGAGAGTGGCATCGAGCTTGTCTATGGCGGCGGCCATGTCGGGCTGATGGGGATCACCGCCGATGCGGTGCTGGCGGCTGGCGGACGGGCGATCGGCGTGATCCCGCAGGCCCTTGTCGACCGGGAACTCGCGCACCGATCCCTGAGCGAACTCCACATCGTCGGCTCGATGCACGAGCGCAAGCGGCTGATGGCGGACCTCGCCGACGGATTCGTCGCATTGCCGGGCGGGGCGGGAACGCTCGAGGAGATCTGCGAGCAATGGACCTGGGGCCAGCTCGGCATCCACGCCAAGCCCTGCGGCTTCCTCGATGTCGGCGGCTATTACGCCCCAGTGCGGGAGATGGTGGCGAACATGATCGCCGCCGGATTCCTTGCGCCCGAGCACGGGGCGATGCTCGCCTTCGAGACCGAGCCCGCCGCGATCATCGCGCGTTTCCGTGCCTATGTTGCCCCGCCTCGCAAGTGGCTTGCGCCGGCGGAGCGGGTAAGGCCGTAG
- a CDS encoding ABC transporter ATP-binding protein translates to MFRYFETIIKPTATPQRPPPPEGLVAFYWHFARQAKGLFALLLVVEVLLALSDAAVPWIIGRLVTMVTTIPAERFLAETWPTLLAMAALILIARPAATVARSVVSNQALSAPFSSLVRWQSHYHVVRQSWGFFQNDFAGRISNRVMQTGFALRESLTSAITAVWYIVVYGITAIVMLGAADLWLALPVVLWFAAYVAMLVYFVPRMRERSRRQSEARSALMGRIVDSYTNILTVKLFARPREEDDFVRSGVDRHTDRVAEQLRLFTGFSGVLSLINAALIAGSGALSIWLWTLGKVEVGAIATALPLTFQLTNMSRWIAFQITSIFEQIGVVQEGMQTIARPISLTDRPGAAELKVERGEIVFENVTFGYGRDNGVIENLSLVVRPGEKIGIVGRSGAGKSTLVHLLLRFFDPEQGRILIDGQDIAAVTQESLRAAISMVTQDTSLLHRSIRDNIAYGRPGASQAEVERAARLAHADEFIRSAVDWKGRTGYDAHVGERGVKLSGGQRQRIAIARVILRDSPILVLDEATSALDSEIEAAIQSSLETLMADKTVIAIAHRLSTINRMDRLVVMDAGRIVEAGTHAELLARDGHYARLWRRQSGGFLGTGEEADPAAAAE, encoded by the coding sequence ATGTTCCGCTACTTCGAAACCATCATCAAACCGACCGCGACACCGCAGCGGCCACCGCCTCCGGAGGGGCTTGTCGCCTTCTACTGGCATTTCGCCCGCCAAGCGAAGGGGCTGTTCGCGCTGCTGCTCGTTGTCGAGGTCCTGCTGGCGCTGAGCGATGCCGCGGTGCCCTGGATCATCGGCCGACTGGTAACGATGGTCACCACGATCCCTGCCGAACGATTTCTCGCCGAGACCTGGCCGACGTTGCTCGCCATGGCGGCACTGATCCTGATCGCGCGGCCTGCGGCCACAGTCGCGCGTTCGGTCGTGTCCAACCAGGCGCTGTCGGCCCCGTTTTCCAGCCTCGTGCGCTGGCAGAGCCACTACCACGTCGTGCGGCAGAGCTGGGGCTTCTTCCAGAACGATTTCGCCGGCCGCATCTCCAACCGGGTGATGCAGACCGGATTCGCGCTGCGCGAGAGCCTGACATCGGCGATCACGGCCGTCTGGTACATCGTCGTCTACGGCATCACAGCGATCGTCATGCTCGGTGCCGCCGACCTGTGGCTGGCGCTTCCGGTCGTTCTGTGGTTCGCCGCCTATGTCGCAATGCTTGTCTACTTCGTCCCACGCATGCGCGAGCGGTCACGGCGCCAGTCGGAGGCGCGCTCGGCGCTGATGGGGCGGATCGTCGACAGCTACACCAACATCCTCACCGTCAAGCTGTTCGCGCGACCGCGCGAGGAGGACGACTTCGTGCGCAGCGGCGTCGACCGCCATACAGACCGCGTTGCCGAACAGCTGCGCCTATTTACCGGCTTCAGCGGCGTCCTGTCGCTGATCAATGCCGCCCTGATCGCCGGCTCGGGGGCGCTGTCGATCTGGCTGTGGACACTGGGCAAGGTCGAGGTCGGCGCCATCGCCACGGCATTGCCGCTCACCTTCCAGCTTACCAACATGTCGCGCTGGATCGCCTTCCAGATCACCTCGATCTTCGAGCAGATCGGCGTCGTGCAGGAGGGCATGCAGACCATCGCCCGCCCGATCAGCCTGACCGACCGCCCTGGCGCCGCGGAACTGAAGGTGGAGCGCGGCGAGATCGTCTTCGAGAACGTCACCTTCGGCTATGGCCGCGACAACGGCGTCATCGAGAACCTGTCGCTGGTGGTCCGGCCGGGCGAGAAGATCGGCATCGTCGGCCGGTCGGGGGCCGGAAAGTCGACACTGGTCCACCTGCTGCTGCGGTTCTTCGATCCCGAGCAAGGCCGCATCCTGATCGACGGGCAGGATATCGCTGCCGTCACGCAGGAATCGCTGCGCGCGGCAATCTCGATGGTCACGCAGGACACCTCGCTGCTGCACCGCTCGATCCGCGACAACATCGCCTATGGCCGCCCCGGCGCCAGCCAGGCCGAGGTCGAACGCGCCGCGCGGCTGGCGCATGCTGATGAATTCATCCGTTCGGCCGTGGACTGGAAGGGCCGCACCGGCTACGACGCCCATGTCGGCGAGCGCGGCGTCAAGCTCTCCGGTGGCCAGCGCCAGCGCATCGCGATCGCCCGCGTGATCCTGCGCGACTCCCCGATCCTGGTGCTCGACGAGGCGACGTCCGCGCTCGATTCGGAGATCGAGGCCGCGATCCAGTCGAGCCTCGAGACCCTGATGGCCGACAAGACCGTGATCGCCATCGCCCACCGCCTGTCGACCATCAACCGGATGGACAGGCTGGTGGTGATGGATGCCGGCCGGATCGTCGAAGCAGGAACCCACGCCGAACTGCTCGCCCGCGACGGACACTATGCCCGTCTGTGGCGCCGACAATCCGGCGGCTTTCTCGGCACCGGCGAAGAGGCCGATCCGGCAGCTGCGGCCGAATGA
- a CDS encoding LLM class flavin-dependent oxidoreductase, with protein MSIEPCAMPLALSVLDLSPVTTATPPSQALRNSIDLAAHVDKLGYTRYWLAEHHNLASVAASSPAIMIGQVAAATRRMRIGSGGVMLPNHAPLTVAENFRTLEALFPGRIDLGIGRAPGTDQLTAAALRRRMDKPEDDDFIERLHELIAFGTDAFPETHPFRRVAAMPTDVVLPPVWILGSSSYGAHLAAAMGLGYSFAHHFASFPAAEAMRIYRDSFRPSAWMDRPYAILGVSVVVAETDEAAEYLAATVDLAWLRIMRGERAPLASPEAALAIPYTEADRAQMRRTRDRHAVGSPGTVRARLEELAHACQADELIITTTIFDHEARKRSYALLAEAFGLDQAGAAG; from the coding sequence ATGTCCATCGAGCCCTGCGCCATGCCCCTCGCCCTCTCCGTCCTCGATCTCTCCCCCGTCACCACCGCGACACCGCCCTCGCAGGCGCTGAGGAACTCCATCGACCTGGCGGCTCATGTCGACAAGCTCGGCTACACCCGCTACTGGCTGGCCGAGCACCACAACCTGGCAAGCGTCGCCGCCTCGTCGCCGGCAATCATGATCGGCCAGGTCGCCGCCGCCACGCGCCGCATGCGGATCGGATCGGGCGGGGTCATGCTGCCGAACCATGCGCCGCTCACCGTTGCCGAGAACTTCCGCACGCTCGAGGCGCTGTTTCCCGGCCGCATCGACCTCGGGATCGGCCGCGCGCCGGGCACCGACCAGCTGACCGCCGCGGCGCTGCGGCGACGGATGGACAAGCCGGAGGACGACGATTTCATCGAGCGTCTGCACGAACTGATCGCCTTTGGCACCGACGCCTTTCCCGAGACGCATCCGTTTCGCCGCGTCGCTGCGATGCCGACCGACGTGGTGCTGCCGCCGGTCTGGATCCTGGGCTCATCCAGCTATGGCGCTCATCTCGCCGCCGCGATGGGACTCGGCTATTCCTTCGCCCATCACTTCGCCTCATTCCCGGCGGCCGAGGCGATGCGCATCTATCGCGACAGCTTCCGGCCCTCGGCGTGGATGGATCGCCCGTACGCGATCCTGGGTGTCTCGGTCGTGGTGGCGGAAACCGACGAGGCCGCCGAATACCTCGCCGCGACCGTCGATCTGGCCTGGCTGCGGATCATGCGCGGCGAGCGTGCGCCGCTGGCGAGCCCCGAGGCTGCGCTGGCGATTCCCTACACCGAGGCCGACCGCGCCCAGATGCGCCGCACCCGCGACCGTCACGCGGTCGGCAGCCCCGGCACCGTGCGCGCGAGGCTGGAGGAACTTGCGCATGCGTGCCAAGCGGACGAGCTGATCATCACCACGACGATCTTCGACCACGAGGCGCGCAAACGGTCATACGCGCTGCTCGCCGAGGCATTCGGGCTCGATCAGGCGGGAGCGGCGGGATAG
- a CDS encoding pyridoxal phosphate-dependent aminotransferase, producing the protein MAFLADALGRIKPSATIAVTNKARELKAAGRDVIGLGAGEPDFDTPDNIKEAAIRAIRDGKTKYTAVDGIPELKAAIARKFARENGLTYEPSQITVGTGGKQVLFNALMATLNPGDEVIMPAPYWVSYPEMVALFGGVPVPIETSVATGYKLTPAALEAAITAKTKWVIFNSPSNPSGAAYTRQELKALTDVLMRHPHVWVMSDDMYEHLVYDGFEFTTPAQVEPGLYDRTLTVNGVSKAYAMTGWRIGYGAGPAQLIKAMGTIQSQSTSNPTSISQYAAVEALDGPQDFIPRNAALFKARRDLVVSMLNQASGIECPKPEGAFYVYPSCAGTIGKTSAGGRRIDSDEDFVTALLEEEGVAVVQGSAFGLAPHFRISYATSTEALEEACRRIQRFCGGLR; encoded by the coding sequence ATGGCCTTCCTCGCCGACGCGCTCGGCCGCATCAAGCCGTCCGCAACCATCGCCGTTACCAACAAGGCCCGCGAGCTCAAGGCCGCAGGCCGCGACGTCATCGGGCTCGGCGCCGGCGAGCCGGATTTCGACACGCCGGACAACATCAAGGAGGCCGCGATCCGCGCCATCCGCGACGGCAAGACCAAGTATACCGCCGTCGATGGCATCCCCGAGCTGAAGGCAGCGATCGCCCGCAAGTTCGCCCGCGAGAACGGCCTGACCTACGAGCCCTCGCAGATCACCGTCGGCACCGGCGGCAAGCAGGTGCTGTTCAATGCGCTGATGGCGACCCTAAATCCCGGCGACGAGGTGATCATGCCGGCGCCCTACTGGGTGAGCTATCCGGAGATGGTCGCCCTGTTCGGCGGCGTGCCTGTGCCGATCGAAACGTCCGTCGCCACCGGCTACAAGTTGACCCCGGCCGCTCTCGAGGCGGCGATCACCGCGAAGACCAAGTGGGTGATCTTCAATTCGCCGTCCAACCCGTCCGGCGCCGCCTATACGCGCCAAGAACTCAAGGCGCTGACCGACGTGCTCATGCGCCACCCGCATGTCTGGGTGATGAGCGATGACATGTACGAGCATCTCGTTTATGACGGCTTCGAGTTCACCACACCTGCCCAGGTCGAGCCCGGCCTCTACGACCGCACGCTGACGGTCAACGGCGTCTCCAAGGCCTATGCGATGACCGGCTGGCGCATCGGATATGGCGCGGGACCTGCCCAGCTCATCAAGGCAATGGGCACCATCCAATCGCAGTCCACCTCCAATCCGACCTCGATCTCGCAATATGCGGCAGTGGAGGCGCTGGACGGGCCGCAGGATTTCATTCCCAGGAACGCCGCGCTCTTCAAGGCGCGCCGCGATCTCGTCGTGTCGATGCTGAACCAGGCCAGCGGCATTGAGTGCCCGAAGCCGGAAGGCGCCTTCTACGTCTATCCGAGCTGCGCCGGCACCATCGGCAAGACGTCTGCCGGCGGCCGGCGGATCGACAGCGACGAGGATTTCGTCACCGCTCTGCTCGAGGAGGAAGGGGTCGCGGTGGTGCAGGGCTCCGCCTTCGGCCTTGCCCCCCATTTCCGCATCTCCTATGCGACCTCGACGGAGGCACTGGAGGAGGCCTGCCGGCGGATCCAGCGGTTCTGCGGAGGATTGCGGTAG
- a CDS encoding crotonase/enoyl-CoA hydratase family protein, with amino-acid sequence MTDYHSIRYTVVGRIATITLNRPERLNAIDRHMPQEIEAAVRQANDDDAVHVIVVQGAGRAFCAGYDLAEFAETPGQNPGVQDMPWDPMLDFRFMYANTQAFMSLYRSYKPTIAKIRGHAVAGGSDIATCCDLIVMAEDARIGYPPARVWGCPSVGLWVFRVGPQIAKRLLFTGDLIDGRTAVDYGLALEAVPDAHLDAAVDALAGRICGVPKNQLMMMKLMVNSALDNQGLTTTQQMATLFDGIARHSPEGLWWKARAETVGFKQAVAERDSGAPIAAEAEKRLPAWPVP; translated from the coding sequence ATGACCGACTACCATTCGATCCGCTACACGGTCGTGGGTCGGATCGCCACCATCACGCTGAACCGCCCGGAGCGGCTGAATGCCATCGACCGCCATATGCCGCAGGAGATCGAGGCGGCCGTGCGACAGGCAAATGACGACGATGCGGTGCATGTGATCGTGGTGCAAGGTGCCGGACGCGCCTTCTGCGCCGGCTACGATCTGGCGGAGTTCGCTGAGACCCCGGGGCAAAATCCCGGCGTGCAGGACATGCCCTGGGATCCGATGCTCGACTTCCGGTTCATGTATGCCAACACCCAGGCCTTCATGAGCCTCTACCGTTCCTACAAGCCGACGATCGCCAAGATCCGCGGTCACGCGGTAGCCGGCGGCTCCGACATCGCCACCTGCTGCGACCTGATCGTGATGGCGGAGGATGCGCGAATTGGCTACCCGCCGGCGCGCGTGTGGGGCTGTCCGTCCGTCGGGCTCTGGGTGTTCCGCGTGGGACCGCAGATCGCCAAGCGGCTGCTGTTCACTGGCGATCTCATCGACGGTCGCACCGCGGTGGATTACGGGCTGGCGCTCGAGGCGGTACCGGACGCACACCTCGATGCGGCGGTGGATGCGCTCGCGGGACGCATCTGCGGCGTGCCGAAGAATCAGCTGATGATGATGAAGCTGATGGTCAACTCGGCCCTCGACAACCAGGGGCTGACCACGACCCAGCAGATGGCGACCCTGTTCGACGGCATCGCCCGCCATTCGCCCGAGGGTCTGTGGTGGAAGGCCCGTGCCGAGACGGTCGGCTTCAAGCAGGCCGTGGCCGAACGCGATTCCGGCGCCCCGATCGCGGCGGAAGCGGAAAAGCGGCTGCCCGCCTGGCCAGTGCCCTAG